From one Streptomyces sp. N50 genomic stretch:
- a CDS encoding sarcosine oxidase subunit delta family protein, which produces MLLIPCPWCGPRDEAEYHYGGQAHVAYPQTPADLTDEEWARYLFFRDNPKGPFAERWNHAAGCRRWFNAVRDTATNEILGVYRAGEPQPTAGSTRPASTVQHGSAHSARPAFEDEALSGPTGVQGAEPLGGVEGAEPLEDGTGRGGGGVTHPYRHPTHGRIPRDTPLTFTFDGTEYQGYKGDTLASALLANGIIQTGTSIKLGRPRGIFTAGVEEPNAVIQIEAPFPEPMLPATTVELYDGLVATSLPGQGRLATEPDPARYDAVHAHCDLLVVGAGPAGLAAASAAARTGARVILADDRPDLGGSLLDTAQHLDWVTELSEDLTTAPEVRVLRRTTVFGHYDDNHLLAVERRTNHLGAAAPTHVSRERVWRIRARRVVLATGAHERSLAFPDNDRPGVMLAASARAYVNRYGVLPGRSAVVFTTNDSAYAAALDLASAGVHVAAIVDTRASAPEEWASRTREAGIEVLPGHAVVATEGTPRLTAVSVAPYGETPDTTRQFTADLLLVSGGWNPVAHLFSQAGGRLRYDDTLGTFVPDTCRQLVEVAGSANGEFDLAGVLLQGAAAGARAIEAEGYTAEPPRLPQIAPELHTPAMQVFDVPGVTTDAPRFVDLQRDVTVADLTRATAAGLDSVEHTKRYTTAGTANDQGKTSGVLASGVVAELLGVDVSLLGTTTFRPPYTPVSFATLAGRDRGALHDPIRTTALHDWHVMQGALFENVGQWKRPWYYPRGGEDMEAAVLRECAAARESVAFMDGSTLGKIDVQGPDAPVFLDRLYTNMMSNLKVGMVRYGVMCRPDGMVFDDGTAIRLAPDRYLVTTTTGNAAAVLDWMEEWHQTEWPELRVHCASVTEQWATVALVGPRSREVLGSLAPQLAVANDDFPFMAWRDTTVAGIEARVCRISFSGELAYEINVSPWEALTLWEALYEAGAPFGITPYGTETMHVLRAEKGYPIIGQDTDGTVTPQDLGMSWAVSKKKPDFIGKRSYARADAVRPDRKHLVGLLPEDPAAFLPEGTQLVADSELPAPPVPMLGHVTSSYRSAALGRTFALALIKSGRDRIGERLYAPVGDRLIPVTVASPVLYDPEGARRDG; this is translated from the coding sequence ATGCTGCTGATCCCCTGCCCCTGGTGCGGGCCCCGCGACGAAGCCGAGTACCACTACGGCGGCCAGGCCCACGTTGCCTACCCGCAGACCCCGGCCGACCTGACCGACGAGGAGTGGGCGCGTTACCTGTTCTTCCGCGACAACCCCAAGGGCCCCTTCGCGGAACGCTGGAACCACGCGGCGGGCTGCCGCCGCTGGTTCAACGCGGTACGGGACACGGCGACGAACGAGATTCTGGGGGTGTACCGGGCGGGGGAGCCGCAACCGACCGCAGGATCAACCCGTCCGGCGTCCACTGTCCAGCACGGGTCCGCACATTCAGCCCGTCCGGCGTTTGAGGACGAGGCCCTTTCGGGGCCGACGGGGGTCCAGGGGGCGGAGCCCCTTGGCGGGGTCGAAGGGGCAGAGCCCCTGGAGGATGGGACGGGTAGGGGCGGCGGGGGCGTGACTCATCCGTACCGCCACCCCACCCACGGCCGCATCCCCCGAGACACCCCCCTCACCTTCACCTTCGACGGCACCGAATACCAGGGCTACAAGGGCGACACCCTCGCCTCCGCCCTCCTCGCGAACGGCATCATCCAAACCGGCACCAGCATCAAACTCGGCCGCCCCCGAGGCATCTTCACCGCCGGAGTCGAGGAACCGAACGCCGTCATCCAGATCGAGGCCCCGTTCCCCGAGCCGATGCTCCCCGCCACAACGGTCGAGCTCTACGACGGCCTGGTCGCCACCAGCCTCCCCGGCCAGGGCCGCCTCGCCACAGAACCGGACCCCGCTCGCTACGACGCCGTCCACGCCCACTGCGACCTGCTCGTGGTCGGCGCAGGCCCAGCCGGCCTTGCAGCCGCGTCCGCAGCCGCCCGCACCGGAGCCCGCGTCATCCTCGCCGACGACCGCCCCGACCTGGGCGGCAGCCTCCTGGACACAGCCCAACACCTCGACTGGGTAACCGAGTTGAGCGAAGACCTCACCACCGCCCCCGAGGTCCGCGTCCTGCGCCGCACCACCGTCTTCGGCCACTACGACGACAACCACCTCCTGGCCGTGGAACGCCGCACGAACCACCTCGGCGCCGCAGCCCCCACCCACGTCTCCCGAGAACGCGTCTGGCGCATCCGAGCCCGCCGAGTGGTCCTGGCAACGGGTGCCCACGAACGCTCCCTCGCCTTCCCGGACAACGACCGCCCCGGAGTGATGCTCGCCGCCTCGGCCCGCGCGTACGTCAACCGCTACGGCGTCCTCCCCGGCCGTAGCGCCGTGGTCTTCACCACCAACGACAGTGCGTACGCAGCCGCGTTGGACCTGGCGTCGGCGGGCGTACACGTCGCGGCGATAGTGGACACCCGCGCGTCGGCGCCGGAGGAGTGGGCGAGCCGAACCCGCGAGGCAGGCATCGAAGTACTGCCCGGCCACGCGGTCGTAGCCACCGAGGGCACCCCGCGCCTGACCGCCGTATCGGTCGCCCCGTACGGCGAAACCCCGGACACCACAAGGCAGTTCACCGCAGACCTCCTCCTGGTCTCCGGCGGCTGGAACCCGGTCGCCCACCTCTTCAGCCAGGCAGGCGGCAGACTCCGCTACGACGACACCCTCGGCACCTTCGTCCCGGACACCTGCCGCCAACTGGTCGAGGTCGCGGGCAGCGCGAACGGTGAATTCGACCTGGCCGGAGTCCTGTTGCAGGGTGCGGCCGCAGGTGCCCGAGCGATCGAGGCAGAGGGCTACACAGCCGAACCACCCCGCCTCCCGCAGATCGCCCCCGAACTGCACACCCCCGCCATGCAGGTCTTCGACGTCCCCGGCGTCACCACCGACGCCCCCCGCTTCGTGGACCTCCAACGAGACGTCACTGTCGCCGACTTGACCCGGGCCACCGCCGCCGGCCTCGACTCGGTCGAACACACCAAGCGCTACACGACAGCTGGTACGGCCAACGACCAGGGCAAGACCTCCGGTGTCCTGGCCAGCGGCGTGGTGGCCGAACTCCTCGGCGTGGACGTGTCGTTGCTCGGCACGACGACCTTCCGCCCGCCGTACACCCCCGTCTCCTTCGCCACCCTCGCCGGCCGCGACCGGGGCGCGCTGCACGACCCGATCCGTACGACGGCGCTGCACGACTGGCACGTCATGCAGGGCGCGCTGTTCGAGAACGTCGGCCAGTGGAAGCGCCCTTGGTACTACCCGCGGGGCGGCGAGGACATGGAGGCCGCCGTCCTGCGTGAGTGCGCGGCGGCCCGCGAGTCCGTCGCCTTCATGGACGGTTCCACCCTCGGCAAGATCGACGTACAGGGCCCGGACGCACCCGTCTTCCTCGACCGGCTCTACACCAACATGATGAGCAACCTGAAGGTCGGCATGGTCCGTTACGGCGTCATGTGCCGCCCGGACGGCATGGTCTTCGACGACGGCACGGCCATCCGCCTCGCCCCGGACCGCTACTTGGTCACCACGACCACCGGCAACGCGGCCGCCGTACTGGACTGGATGGAGGAGTGGCACCAGACCGAGTGGCCCGAACTCCGCGTCCACTGCGCCTCGGTGACCGAACAGTGGGCCACCGTTGCCCTGGTCGGCCCCCGCTCCCGCGAGGTGCTCGGCTCGCTCGCACCCCAACTGGCCGTCGCCAACGACGACTTCCCCTTCATGGCCTGGCGGGACACGACCGTCGCCGGCATCGAGGCCAGGGTGTGCCGGATCAGCTTCTCCGGCGAACTCGCCTACGAGATCAACGTGTCCCCGTGGGAGGCCCTCACCCTGTGGGAGGCGCTGTACGAGGCCGGTGCCCCCTTCGGCATCACCCCGTACGGCACCGAGACCATGCACGTCCTGCGCGCCGAGAAGGGCTACCCGATCATCGGCCAGGACACCGATGGCACGGTAACTCCCCAGGATCTCGGCATGAGTTGGGCGGTCTCGAAGAAGAAGCCCGACTTCATCGGCAAGCGCTCCTACGCCCGCGCCGACGCCGTCCGCCCCGACCGCAAACACCTCGTCGGCCTGCTCCCCGAGGACCCCGCGGCCTTCCTCCCCGAGGGCACACAACTCGTCGCGGACAGCGAACTCCCGGCCCCGCCCGTCCCGATGCTCGGCCACGTCACCTCCAGCTACCGCAGCGCCGCCCTCGGCCGCACCTTCGCCCTCGCCCTGATCAAGAGCGGCCGCGACCGCATCGGCGAACGCCTCTACGCCCCCGTGGGCGACCGGTTGATCCCGGTCACCGTCGCAAGCCCCGTCCTCTACGACCCCGAGGGAGCCCGCCGCGATGGCTGA
- a CDS encoding sarcosine oxidase subunit gamma, with the protein MADTALSVPRRSPLAGAADRLAATTRTSGGTVRLAELPFLAQVNLRLDPKGAAADAVGLALGLSLPVEPNTVVRAGELTVLWLGPDEWLVVGPPDAQWDVEQRIRAAAGDEHIAVTDVSAQRTTLLVSGARARELLAHGCPLDLHPRAFGPGRCAQTTLARAQVVLVARDEPGAGFWVLVRSSFAGYLTDWLLDAAAEYVRSD; encoded by the coding sequence ATGGCTGACACCGCCCTTTCCGTCCCGCGCCGCAGCCCCCTCGCGGGAGCCGCCGACCGGCTGGCGGCCACGACCCGCACCTCCGGCGGCACGGTCCGGCTGGCCGAACTGCCCTTCCTGGCCCAGGTGAACCTCCGGCTCGACCCGAAGGGCGCGGCGGCGGACGCCGTAGGACTCGCGCTCGGGCTGTCGCTGCCCGTCGAGCCCAACACCGTTGTGCGGGCAGGGGAGTTGACCGTGCTGTGGCTCGGTCCGGACGAGTGGCTGGTGGTCGGGCCGCCGGACGCGCAGTGGGATGTGGAGCAGCGGATCCGGGCGGCGGCCGGTGACGAGCACATCGCCGTCACCGATGTGTCCGCCCAGCGCACCACCCTTCTCGTCTCCGGTGCCCGCGCCCGCGAACTGCTCGCCCACGGCTGCCCGTTGGACCTGCACCCGCGGGCCTTCGGGCCCGGACGGTGCGCCCAGACCACCCTGGCCCGCGCCCAGGTCGTGCTTGTCGCACGGGACGAACCCGGCGCCGGATTCTGGGTGTTGGTCCGTTCCTCCTTCGCCGGGTATCTGACGGACTGGTTGCTGGACGCGGCGGCGGAGTACGTGCGGAGCGACTGA
- a CDS encoding MFS transporter — protein sequence MSQTQLTPPRDDERPPSTTRNVLVIVALVWTVQLVALIAALSGIAQADVAIHFRTTEIAWFTLMTLLTGTFFLPFAVKAAAVFGKKRVLLAATGLGFVGDLVAAVATDYRTLLIGRGIAGIYAASAPLAYAITRDVFPRKWVGVASGILAGGVGLVAFGGPFLSGWLLDDYGFRGVLWFMAISTAVSFLLVAAFVPESPVRAAAGRMDWAGGILLGGGVTAIIYAVGQGSHWGWGSGKFIGYVVGAVIALIAFVLVERRVAEPLFPLSMTRRRPVWTVLLATSIAAGSLSAVGVVIQLLILMPNIPTISAGLGWSGTHNAIVTSPISAMIIVGAVGTGLISRRVDARILLGTGAALAVLGYGIGTHLHHSAPQIIEMGVIAGLGTGIVMAIVPIMIIEVVTPEEQALANGVQTLGQGVAQIVVSQLAFVVMAQHGAVLKGTQFYLDAGFTNGLWLVVGCVAVGALLVALIPRSKRLDEVEVGQAVA from the coding sequence ATGTCCCAGACCCAGCTCACTCCCCCACGGGACGACGAAAGACCACCCTCGACGACCCGCAATGTCCTCGTCATCGTCGCTCTCGTCTGGACCGTCCAACTGGTCGCGCTCATCGCCGCGTTGTCCGGCATCGCGCAGGCCGACGTCGCGATCCACTTCAGGACCACCGAGATCGCGTGGTTCACCCTGATGACCCTGCTGACCGGGACGTTCTTCCTGCCGTTCGCGGTCAAGGCCGCCGCCGTCTTCGGCAAGAAGCGCGTCCTGCTCGCCGCTACGGGACTCGGCTTCGTCGGCGACCTGGTCGCCGCCGTCGCCACCGACTACCGCACCCTGCTGATCGGCCGCGGCATCGCGGGCATCTACGCCGCCAGCGCCCCGCTCGCCTACGCCATCACCCGTGACGTGTTCCCGCGCAAGTGGGTCGGGGTCGCCAGCGGGATCCTGGCCGGCGGTGTCGGTCTCGTCGCGTTCGGTGGACCGTTCCTGTCCGGCTGGCTGCTGGACGACTACGGCTTCCGCGGCGTCCTGTGGTTCATGGCCATCAGCACCGCCGTCAGCTTCCTGCTGGTCGCGGCCTTCGTACCGGAGAGCCCGGTCCGGGCGGCGGCCGGCCGGATGGACTGGGCCGGCGGGATCCTCCTCGGCGGCGGCGTCACGGCCATCATCTACGCCGTCGGCCAGGGCTCGCACTGGGGCTGGGGCAGCGGCAAGTTCATCGGCTACGTCGTCGGAGCGGTGATCGCGCTGATCGCCTTCGTTCTCGTCGAACGCCGGGTCGCGGAGCCCCTGTTCCCGCTCTCCATGACCCGCCGCCGACCGGTTTGGACCGTTCTCCTCGCCACCTCCATCGCGGCCGGCTCACTCAGCGCCGTCGGCGTGGTGATCCAGCTGCTGATCCTGATGCCGAACATTCCGACCATCTCGGCGGGCCTGGGCTGGTCGGGAACCCACAACGCCATCGTCACCAGCCCCATCAGCGCCATGATCATCGTGGGAGCCGTCGGGACCGGTCTGATCTCCCGCCGGGTCGACGCGCGCATCCTCCTGGGCACCGGCGCCGCGCTCGCGGTCCTGGGCTACGGCATCGGCACCCATCTGCACCACAGCGCCCCGCAGATCATCGAGATGGGCGTGATCGCGGGGCTGGGCACGGGCATCGTGATGGCGATCGTGCCCATCATGATCATCGAGGTGGTCACCCCCGAGGAACAGGCCCTCGCCAACGGCGTCCAGACCCTCGGCCAGGGCGTCGCCCAGATCGTCGTCTCCCAGCTGGCCTTCGTCGTGATGGCACAGCACGGGGCGGTCCTCAAGGGCACCCAGTTCTACCTCGACGCCGGCTTCACCAACGGGCTCTGGCTGGTGGTCGGTTGCGTCGCCGTGGGCGCGCTGCTCGTCGCTCTGATCCCCAGGAGCAAGCGCCTCGACGAGGTCGAGGTCGGCCAGGCGGTCGCCTGA
- a CDS encoding sarcosine oxidase subunit beta family protein codes for MTTPRTPGADLPEHPDWLWRTPEPKRSYDVVIVGGGGHGLATAHYLAKNHGITNVAVLEKGWLAGGNMARNTTIIRSNYLWDESAGIYEHALKLWEGLEEELDYPILFSQRGVLNLAHSLQDVRDSVRRVEANRLNGVDAEWLDERQVKEVCPIVNTSPDVRYPVMGATYQPRAGIAKHDHVAWGLARSADAAGIDLIQNCEVTGLDIVDGRVVGVQTTQGPISAGKVALCSAGHTSVLAAMAGIQLPLQSHPLQALVSELLEPVHPTVVMSNAVHVYVSQAHKGELVMGAGVDSYNSYTQRGAFHIIEEQMSAALELFPVFARAHVLRTWGGIVDVTPDASPIVGLTPVDNLYLNCGWGTGGFKATPGVGWVYAHTIAHDTPHHLNAPFSLDRFTTGALVDEHGAAAVAH; via the coding sequence ATGACGACCCCCCGCACCCCGGGCGCGGACCTCCCCGAACACCCCGACTGGCTCTGGCGCACACCTGAGCCGAAACGCTCGTACGACGTGGTCATCGTGGGTGGCGGAGGCCACGGCCTGGCCACTGCCCACTACTTGGCGAAGAACCACGGCATCACCAACGTCGCGGTGCTGGAGAAGGGTTGGCTCGCGGGCGGCAACATGGCCCGCAACACCACGATCATCCGCTCCAACTACCTCTGGGACGAGAGCGCGGGCATCTACGAACACGCGCTCAAACTCTGGGAGGGCCTGGAGGAGGAGCTGGACTACCCGATCCTCTTCTCCCAGCGCGGAGTTCTCAACCTCGCCCACAGCCTTCAGGACGTCCGTGACAGCGTGCGCCGAGTGGAGGCGAACCGCCTCAACGGCGTGGACGCGGAATGGCTCGACGAACGGCAGGTCAAGGAGGTCTGCCCGATCGTCAACACCTCACCGGACGTGCGGTATCCGGTGATGGGAGCCACCTACCAACCACGCGCGGGCATCGCCAAACACGACCACGTGGCGTGGGGCCTGGCCCGTTCCGCCGACGCGGCCGGCATCGACCTCATCCAGAACTGCGAGGTCACGGGCCTGGACATCGTCGACGGCAGGGTGGTGGGCGTACAGACCACGCAGGGCCCGATATCGGCGGGCAAGGTGGCGCTGTGCTCGGCAGGCCACACGTCAGTCCTGGCAGCCATGGCGGGCATCCAACTCCCGCTCCAGAGCCACCCGTTGCAAGCGCTGGTATCGGAGCTACTGGAACCGGTCCACCCCACGGTGGTGATGTCCAACGCGGTCCATGTGTACGTGAGCCAGGCGCACAAGGGCGAGTTGGTGATGGGCGCGGGCGTCGACTCGTACAACTCCTACACCCAGCGTGGAGCGTTCCACATCATCGAGGAACAGATGTCCGCGGCCCTGGAACTGTTCCCGGTCTTCGCCCGCGCGCACGTCCTGCGCACGTGGGGCGGCATCGTGGACGTAACCCCGGACGCGTCACCGATCGTAGGCCTGACCCCGGTCGACAACCTCTACCTGAACTGCGGTTGGGGAACGGGCGGTTTCAAGGCGACCCCGGGCGTCGGCTGGGTCTACGCCCACACCATCGCCCACGACACCCCTCACCACCTCAACGCCCCCTTCTCGCTCGACCGTTTCACCACCGGCGCGCTCGTCGACGAGCACGGCGCCGCCGCGGTGGCCCACTAG
- the glyA gene encoding serine hydroxymethyltransferase → MNALNTPLAELDPEVHAALRAELHRQQSTLEMIASENFAPSAVLEAQGSVLTNKYAEGYPGRRYYGGCEHVDVTERLAIERVKSLFGAGFANVQPHSGAQANTAVFFALLKPGDTILGLDLAHGGHLTHGMRLNYSGKMLNVVPYHVGETDNLVDMDEVERLAKEHGPKMIIAGWSAYPRQLDFAAFRRIADEVGALLMVDMAHFAGLVAAGLHPNPVPHAHVTTTTTHKTLGGPRGGVILTNEADLAKRINSAVFPGMQGGPLEHVIAAKAVSFKVAASPEFAERQSRTLAGSRILAERLTRADVAATGVKVLTGGTDVHLVLVDLRDSELDGRQAEDLLHEIGITVNRNAVPFDPRPPMVTSGLRIGTPALATRGFTEEDFAEVADVIALALQPAPDVGGLSARTKALAAKHPLYPHLSQEGDPR, encoded by the coding sequence ATGAACGCGCTGAACACGCCCCTCGCCGAACTGGATCCCGAGGTCCACGCCGCGCTCCGCGCCGAACTGCACCGCCAGCAGTCCACGTTGGAGATGATCGCCTCCGAGAACTTCGCGCCCTCCGCCGTACTGGAGGCACAGGGCTCGGTCCTCACCAACAAGTACGCGGAGGGCTACCCCGGCCGCCGCTACTACGGCGGCTGCGAACACGTGGACGTCACCGAGCGGTTGGCGATCGAGCGGGTCAAGTCCCTGTTCGGGGCGGGCTTCGCGAACGTGCAGCCGCACTCGGGCGCGCAGGCCAACACGGCGGTGTTCTTCGCCCTGTTGAAGCCCGGCGACACGATCCTCGGCCTCGACCTCGCCCATGGCGGCCACCTCACCCACGGCATGCGCCTCAACTACAGCGGCAAGATGCTGAACGTGGTGCCGTACCACGTGGGGGAGACGGACAACCTGGTCGACATGGACGAGGTGGAGCGCCTCGCGAAGGAACACGGCCCCAAGATGATCATCGCCGGATGGTCGGCGTATCCACGGCAGTTGGACTTCGCGGCGTTCCGCCGGATCGCCGACGAGGTGGGCGCGCTATTGATGGTCGACATGGCGCACTTCGCGGGCCTGGTCGCCGCGGGCCTGCACCCCAACCCCGTCCCGCACGCCCACGTGACCACGACGACGACACACAAAACCCTCGGCGGCCCACGCGGCGGAGTCATCCTCACCAACGAGGCCGACCTCGCCAAGAGGATCAACTCGGCGGTGTTTCCCGGGATGCAGGGCGGCCCGCTGGAACATGTCATCGCGGCGAAGGCGGTGTCGTTCAAGGTCGCGGCGTCACCGGAGTTCGCGGAACGCCAGTCCCGCACGCTGGCCGGTTCCCGCATCCTCGCGGAACGCCTGACCCGGGCCGACGTAGCAGCCACGGGGGTCAAGGTCCTCACCGGCGGCACGGACGTCCACCTCGTCCTGGTCGACCTGCGCGACTCGGAGTTGGACGGTCGCCAGGCGGAGGACCTGCTCCACGAGATCGGCATCACGGTCAACCGAAACGCCGTGCCCTTCGACCCGCGCCCGCCCATGGTCACGTCCGGGCTGCGCATCGGCACCCCGGCACTGGCCACGCGAGGCTTCACGGAGGAGGACTTCGCGGAGGTGGCGGACGTGATCGCGCTGGCGCTCCAACCGGCCCCGGACGTGGGCGGCTTGAGCGCCCGTACGAAGGCACTGGCGGCGAAGCACCCGCTCTACCCGCACCTGTCCCAGGAGGGCGACCCCCGATGA